The following coding sequences are from one Pasteurellaceae bacterium RH1A window:
- a CDS encoding serine peptidase has protein sequence MTKTLKKSLLTSLVLGLGVASFATSSQASLPFLGNGQEMPSLAPMLEQVKPAVISIVVEGKTKVDQRSRRSQIPDEFEFFFGPDVFGDRSNSPRQFRGQGSGVIINAEKGYAITNNHVIDGADKITVKLEDGREFKAKLVGSDPLSDVALIQIENPKNLTEIKIADSDSLRVGDFTLAIGNPFGLGQTVTSGIVSALGRSTGYSDQGYESYIQTDAAINQGNSGGPLINLKGELIGINTAILSPSGGNAGIAFAIPSNMANNLVQQILEFGEVKRGMLGIKGGELNADLAKEFNVDAQQGAFVSEVLPNSAAAKAGIKAGDVITEINGKRIASFSELRAKVATSGVGKEIELTYLRDGKAEKAKVTLQSDEQSQTSAQDLIPNLKGARYSNFDSKGVKGVEISEIERASQAEMRGLRKGDVIIGVNRTKVDNISQLRKALEQKPSVVALNIVRDGSNMFVILQ, from the coding sequence ATGACCAAAACATTAAAAAAATCCCTTTTAACCTCCCTTGTTTTAGGCCTTGGTGTGGCCAGCTTTGCAACCAGCAGCCAGGCCAGCCTGCCTTTTTTAGGCAATGGCCAAGAAATGCCAAGCCTAGCCCCTATGCTTGAGCAGGTAAAACCTGCGGTAATCAGCATTGTGGTGGAGGGCAAAACCAAGGTAGATCAACGTTCCCGCCGTTCACAAATCCCTGATGAATTTGAGTTCTTCTTCGGCCCTGATGTCTTTGGCGACCGTAGCAACAGCCCTCGCCAGTTCCGTGGCCAGGGTTCAGGTGTCATCATCAATGCCGAAAAAGGCTATGCCATCACCAATAACCATGTGATTGACGGGGCGGATAAGATCACCGTCAAACTTGAAGACGGCCGTGAATTTAAGGCCAAATTAGTCGGCAGCGACCCACTTTCAGATGTGGCCCTCATTCAAATCGAAAACCCGAAAAACCTGACCGAGATAAAAATTGCCGACTCGGACAGCTTGCGGGTGGGCGATTTCACCCTGGCCATCGGCAACCCATTCGGCCTGGGCCAAACCGTGACTTCGGGCATTGTGTCAGCCCTTGGCCGTTCAACAGGCTACAGCGATCAGGGCTATGAAAGCTACATTCAAACCGATGCAGCCATCAACCAGGGTAACTCTGGCGGCCCACTCATCAACCTAAAAGGTGAACTGATCGGAATTAATACTGCCATTCTTTCCCCAAGTGGCGGCAATGCGGGCATCGCCTTTGCCATTCCAAGCAATATGGCCAACAATCTGGTTCAACAAATCTTAGAATTTGGCGAAGTTAAGCGGGGAATGTTAGGCATCAAGGGTGGCGAACTCAATGCTGACTTGGCCAAGGAATTTAATGTGGATGCCCAACAAGGGGCCTTTGTGAGCGAGGTTTTACCAAACTCTGCGGCGGCCAAAGCAGGCATTAAGGCAGGCGATGTGATCACTGAAATCAACGGCAAACGCATTGCCAGCTTCAGCGAACTGCGGGCCAAGGTGGCCACCTCAGGTGTAGGCAAAGAAATTGAGCTGACCTACCTGCGTGACGGCAAGGCTGAAAAGGCCAAGGTCACCCTCCAATCTGACGAGCAAAGCCAAACCTCGGCCCAAGACCTGATCCCTAACCTCAAGGGCGCCCGCTACAGCAACTTCGATAGCAAGGGCGTGAAGGGCGTGGAAATTTCAGAGATTGAACGAGCCAGCCAGGCTGAAATGCGAGGCTTAAGAAAGGGCGATGTGATTATTGGTGTAAACCGCACCAAGGTCGATAACATCAGCCAGCTGCGCAAGGCCTTGGAGCAAAAACCGTCTGTCGTGGCCCTGAACATCGTTCGTGATGGGTCAAATATGTTTGTTATCTTGCAGTAA
- a CDS encoding 5-methyltetrahydropteroyltriglutamate--homocysteine S-methyltransferase — MTVSHILGFPRVGAKRELKFAEERFWRGEIAEQDLQDLAKALREKNWKHQAEANADFVAVGDFTFYDHILDLQVATGAIPARFGFDSQNLSLNQYFELARGNKGQFAIEMTKWFDTNYHYLVPEFHKNTQFKANPAHYVNQVREAKAAGHQVKPVIVGPLTFLWLGKEKGEAFNRFDLLNSLVPVYVQILEALVAEGVEWIQIDEPALALDLPAEWVEAYKAVYAALSQVKAKILLATYFGSVAQHAELLKALPVDGLHLDLVRAPEQLAAFEDYSKVLSAGVIEGRNIWRANLNQVLDVLEPLKAKLGECLWLAPSCSLLHTPFDLEVEVLLKEKNPALYSWLAFTLQKIQELDVLKQALNKGRAAVQAQLDASQAAADARASSADIHRPQVAERLANLPAQADQRKSPFAERIKLQNAWLNLPLLPTTNIGSFPQTSEIRQARAAFKKGDLSLADYEAAMKKEIELVVRRQEELDLDVLVHGEAERNDMVEYFGELLDGFAFTKFGWVQSYGSRCVKPPVIYGDVVRPEPMTVRWSAYAQSLTKKVMKGMLTGPVTILQWSFVRNDIPRSIVCKQIAVALSDEVLDLEKAGIKVIQIDEPAIREGLPLKRADWDAYLQWAGEAFRLSYMGVQDDTQIHTHMCYSEFNDILPAIAGLDADVITIETSRSDMELLTAFGDFKYPNDIGPGVYDIHSPRVPTAEEIEHLLRKALKVVPKERLWVNPDCGLKTRGWKETIEQLQVMVDVTKKLRAELQ; from the coding sequence ATGACCGTATCACATATCCTAGGCTTCCCTCGTGTGGGTGCAAAACGTGAATTAAAATTTGCTGAAGAACGTTTTTGGCGAGGCGAAATTGCCGAGCAAGACTTGCAAGATTTAGCCAAAGCCCTGCGTGAAAAGAACTGGAAACACCAGGCCGAAGCCAATGCGGACTTCGTGGCTGTGGGCGATTTCACCTTCTACGATCATATCCTCGATCTCCAAGTGGCCACTGGTGCCATTCCTGCCCGTTTCGGCTTCGACAGCCAAAACCTAAGCCTTAATCAATACTTTGAACTTGCCCGTGGTAACAAGGGCCAATTCGCCATTGAAATGACCAAGTGGTTCGACACCAACTACCACTACCTCGTGCCAGAATTCCACAAAAACACCCAATTCAAGGCCAACCCAGCTCACTATGTAAACCAAGTGCGTGAAGCCAAGGCTGCCGGCCACCAGGTTAAACCCGTGATTGTCGGCCCACTTACCTTCCTTTGGTTGGGTAAGGAAAAGGGCGAGGCCTTTAACCGCTTTGACCTGCTCAATAGCTTAGTGCCTGTTTATGTCCAAATCCTAGAAGCCTTAGTGGCTGAAGGTGTGGAATGGATCCAAATTGACGAACCAGCCCTGGCCCTTGATTTACCAGCCGAATGGGTTGAAGCCTACAAGGCCGTTTATGCTGCCCTAAGTCAGGTCAAGGCCAAGATCCTGCTTGCGACCTACTTTGGTTCCGTTGCCCAACACGCTGAACTCTTGAAAGCCTTACCAGTGGACGGTTTACATTTAGATCTGGTTCGTGCCCCTGAACAACTTGCCGCCTTTGAAGACTACAGTAAAGTTCTCTCTGCGGGCGTAATCGAAGGCCGTAATATCTGGCGTGCCAACCTCAACCAGGTTTTAGATGTGCTTGAGCCGCTCAAGGCCAAATTGGGCGAGTGTTTATGGTTGGCCCCAAGCTGCTCACTGCTCCACACCCCATTTGATTTGGAAGTGGAAGTTCTCTTAAAAGAGAAAAACCCAGCCCTTTATTCTTGGTTGGCCTTTACCCTGCAAAAAATCCAAGAGTTGGATGTGCTTAAACAAGCCCTCAACAAGGGCCGTGCCGCTGTGCAAGCCCAGCTTGATGCCAGCCAGGCAGCGGCGGATGCCCGTGCCTCCAGTGCTGACATCCACCGCCCTCAAGTGGCCGAGCGTTTAGCCAACCTACCAGCCCAAGCAGACCAACGTAAATCGCCGTTTGCAGAGCGGATCAAGTTGCAAAATGCCTGGTTAAATCTACCGCTTTTACCAACCACCAATATCGGTTCCTTCCCGCAAACCAGCGAAATCCGCCAGGCTCGTGCCGCCTTCAAAAAAGGCGATTTAAGCCTAGCAGACTATGAAGCAGCAATGAAGAAGGAAATCGAGCTTGTGGTTCGCCGCCAAGAAGAATTGGACTTAGATGTGCTTGTCCACGGTGAAGCTGAGCGTAACGATATGGTGGAATACTTTGGCGAACTCTTAGACGGCTTTGCCTTCACCAAGTTCGGCTGGGTACAAAGCTACGGTTCCCGCTGCGTGAAACCGCCTGTGATTTACGGCGATGTGGTTCGCCCAGAGCCAATGACCGTTCGCTGGTCTGCCTATGCTCAAAGTCTGACCAAGAAGGTGATGAAGGGGATGTTGACGGGCCCTGTGACGATTCTGCAATGGTCTTTCGTCCGCAACGATATTCCACGTTCAATCGTGTGTAAGCAAATCGCCGTGGCCCTGTCTGATGAAGTGTTAGATCTGGAAAAAGCGGGTATCAAGGTGATTCAAATTGATGAGCCAGCCATCCGTGAAGGCTTGCCACTCAAGCGGGCAGATTGGGACGCTTATTTGCAATGGGCAGGCGAAGCCTTCCGTTTAAGCTATATGGGTGTGCAGGACGACACTCAAATCCACACCCATATGTGTTACTCCGAGTTCAACGACATCCTGCCAGCCATTGCCGGCCTAGATGCGGACGTGATCACCATTGAAACCTCACGTTCAGATATGGAACTCTTAACCGCCTTTGGTGATTTCAAATACCCGAACGACATCGGCCCTGGCGTGTACGACATCCACAGCCCACGTGTACCAACGGCTGAAGAAATCGAGCACCTACTCCGCAAGGCCTTGAAAGTTGTGCCGAAAGAACGCCTCTGGGTAAACCCAGACTGCGGCCTCAAAACCCGTGGTTGGAAGGAAACCATCGAGCAGTTGCAAGTGATGGTGGATGTTACCAAGAAATTGCGTGCTGAATTACAATAA
- a CDS encoding 50S ribosomal protein L13, translating to MKTFVAKPETVQRDWYVVDATGKTLGRLATELARRLRGKHKAEYTPHVDTGDYIIVINADKVAVTGKKADDKIYYWHTGYVGGIKDATFKEMIARRPEAVIEIAVKGMLPKGPLGRAMFRKLKVYAGAEHNHAAQQPQVLDI from the coding sequence ATGAAAACTTTTGTAGCAAAACCAGAAACGGTACAACGCGACTGGTATGTAGTTGATGCGACAGGTAAAACCTTAGGTCGTCTAGCTACTGAATTAGCACGTCGTCTTCGTGGTAAACACAAAGCTGAATATACTCCACACGTTGATACAGGTGATTACATCATCGTTATCAATGCAGACAAGGTTGCTGTAACAGGTAAAAAAGCTGACGATAAAATCTACTACTGGCACACTGGCTATGTAGGTGGTATCAAAGATGCAACCTTCAAAGAAATGATCGCTCGCCGCCCTGAAGCAGTGATTGAAATTGCGGTTAAAGGTATGTTGCCAAAAGGCCCATTAGGTCGTGCAATGTTCCGTAAGTTAAAAGTGTATGCAGGTGCAGAGCACAATCACGCAGCACAACAACCACAAGTTTTAGATATTTAA
- a CDS encoding iron ABC transporter substrate-binding protein, with protein sequence MGTLFVLLSLLTGSSLTQAKSIATLDWTVAETLVALGEEPLAVGDLAGYDRWVKEPKLATQFDLGLRNQPNPEQILALQTETKHQPLHFINSSFYAANTPILEKFAQVKIVDFYKEGDSWLNVLAATQEIADYVGKLQAAQQLIADFSQKMAQLKPLVAPFTDRPIALVQFADSRHLRIYAKNSPFGAILDQLGFENAWQGSHNMWGTENIEVTQLAKLPAKSRLVVVKPYPANIGTALKYNTLWQHLPLAQDPLVLPAVWTFGGLPSALRFAEVLSNGLQNGGEAW encoded by the coding sequence CTGGGGACTTTGTTCGTGCTTTTATCACTCTTGACAGGCTCTTCCCTTACCCAAGCCAAATCTATCGCCACCCTAGACTGGACAGTCGCCGAAACCCTAGTCGCCCTAGGGGAGGAACCACTGGCCGTGGGCGATCTGGCCGGCTACGACCGCTGGGTCAAGGAGCCAAAACTGGCCACCCAGTTCGATCTGGGCCTACGCAACCAGCCCAACCCCGAGCAGATTTTAGCCCTACAAACAGAGACCAAGCACCAGCCCCTGCACTTTATCAACTCCTCCTTTTATGCGGCCAACACGCCTATCTTGGAGAAGTTCGCCCAGGTCAAGATCGTGGATTTCTATAAAGAGGGCGATAGCTGGCTCAATGTGCTGGCTGCCACCCAAGAGATTGCCGACTATGTGGGCAAGCTCCAAGCTGCCCAGCAGTTAATTGCGGACTTTTCGCAAAAAATGGCCCAACTTAAACCGCTTGTCGCCCCCTTTACCGATCGCCCTATTGCCCTGGTTCAGTTTGCCGACAGCCGCCACTTGCGGATTTATGCTAAAAACAGCCCCTTTGGTGCTATTTTGGATCAGCTCGGTTTTGAAAATGCCTGGCAGGGCTCGCACAATATGTGGGGAACGGAAAATATTGAGGTCACCCAACTGGCCAAACTGCCGGCCAAGAGCCGTTTGGTGGTGGTCAAGCCCTATCCAGCCAATATTGGCACAGCTCTCAAATACAATACCCTCTGGCAGCATCTGCCTCTGGCCCAAGATCCGCTGGTCCTGCCTGCGGTTTGGACCTTCGGCGGCCTGCCTTCTGCCCTGCGGTTTGCCGAAGTGCTTTCAAATGGGCTACAAAATGGAGGTGAAGCATGGTAA
- a CDS encoding Fe3+-hydroxamate ABC transporter permease FhuB, whose translation MVNRSFVSFALILTACFAGLFAYLVQVQLPSTASPWDLFLPSDNFDLLLIQSYSLPRVAMAILAGGTLGFSSLLLQQVMNNPLASDNTLGISSGAQFTLFLATLFTPSWLENGSSMIALLGAGLSLILVISLAWRKTMSPLLLILAGLVVNLYFGSFSSMIMLFYPEESRGLAQWGAGSLVQESWRDSQILLFNMLPCLLIIALLIRPFSILSLNDSNAQSLGVPVGKLRFIGIAVSAYLIAAVVSAVGMLGFVGLASATLVRQMGVRTFKGQLIGAFLAGSLLLSVTDLALQILSLAQGINLPTGAVTALLGTPLLLWLMFRALGNSGRVTENAKAELQKMPKILPLVLALGLILSVFLALTLGKNGQGWNLNFSQDLFELRSPRVWVAMAVGILLSTAGVLLQRLTLNPMASPELLGVSSGTSMGILAVLFLFSANEPSIFWLAGISGAFLALLVLSAINQKSGMLPEKVLLTGISLSALFDTLQRIAIASGDPRASQLIAWTSGSTQALESSYALPFLGLAIMLFLTSLIFSRWLEVLALQATVAQALGLNLKQVRWTLILFSALLTALATLIIGPLSFIGLLVPHLARFLGVTKAHQQLWVSALLGSLIMIFADWLGRQMLFPYEVPAGLVATLIGGTYFLVTVRKV comes from the coding sequence ATGGTAAACCGTTCCTTTGTAAGTTTTGCCCTGATTTTAACTGCTTGCTTTGCCGGGCTCTTTGCCTATTTGGTCCAGGTTCAGTTGCCTAGCACGGCTTCCCCTTGGGATCTCTTTCTGCCGAGCGACAATTTCGATCTGCTCTTAATCCAAAGCTACAGCCTGCCCCGGGTGGCCATGGCCATTTTAGCAGGCGGAACCTTAGGCTTTTCCAGCCTGCTTTTACAACAGGTGATGAACAATCCGCTGGCCTCTGATAACACCTTGGGCATTAGCAGCGGTGCTCAGTTTACCCTCTTTTTAGCCACCCTTTTTACCCCTAGCTGGCTGGAAAATGGCTCAAGTATGATTGCCCTGCTCGGGGCGGGCTTGAGCTTGATCTTGGTTATCAGCCTAGCCTGGCGAAAAACCATGTCGCCGCTTTTGCTCATCTTGGCCGGCCTGGTGGTCAATCTCTATTTTGGCTCCTTTAGCTCTATGATCATGTTGTTTTACCCTGAAGAGAGCCGGGGGCTGGCCCAGTGGGGGGCAGGATCGCTGGTGCAGGAAAGCTGGCGGGACAGCCAGATTTTATTGTTCAATATGCTGCCGTGCCTGCTGATTATCGCCTTGTTAATCCGTCCTTTTAGTATTTTATCGCTCAATGACAGCAATGCCCAAAGCCTGGGGGTGCCAGTAGGCAAGTTACGTTTTATCGGCATTGCGGTGAGTGCCTATCTGATCGCCGCTGTGGTGAGTGCCGTAGGCATGCTAGGCTTTGTCGGCCTGGCTTCGGCAACGCTAGTGCGGCAAATGGGTGTCCGTACCTTTAAGGGGCAGTTGATTGGCGCCTTTTTAGCCGGCTCCCTCCTACTCTCAGTCACCGATCTGGCCCTGCAAATTCTCAGCCTGGCCCAGGGCATCAACTTGCCAACAGGGGCAGTAACGGCCTTACTGGGCACACCCCTGCTCTTATGGCTTATGTTTAGGGCCTTGGGTAATAGCGGGCGGGTTACGGAAAATGCTAAGGCTGAATTGCAAAAAATGCCTAAAATCCTGCCGCTTGTTTTGGCTCTAGGCCTGATCTTATCCGTCTTTTTAGCCCTAACCTTGGGCAAAAACGGCCAGGGTTGGAACCTAAATTTCAGCCAAGATCTCTTTGAGCTCCGTTCACCCCGGGTTTGGGTGGCCATGGCGGTGGGCATTTTGCTCTCCACCGCAGGTGTATTGCTACAACGCCTGACCCTCAACCCCATGGCCAGCCCTGAATTATTGGGTGTATCGTCAGGTACATCCATGGGGATCTTGGCAGTGCTCTTCCTCTTTTCGGCCAATGAGCCAAGCATTTTCTGGCTGGCCGGAATTAGCGGGGCCTTTTTAGCCTTACTCGTGCTTTCAGCCATCAACCAAAAAAGCGGTATGTTGCCTGAAAAGGTCTTGCTAACCGGGATCAGCCTCTCGGCCCTCTTTGACACCTTGCAGCGGATCGCCATTGCCAGCGGCGACCCACGGGCCTCACAATTAATTGCTTGGACATCAGGCTCTACCCAGGCTTTAGAAAGTAGCTATGCCCTGCCCTTCTTGGGCTTGGCCATCATGTTATTTTTAACCAGCTTAATTTTTAGCCGCTGGCTGGAAGTCTTGGCCCTGCAAGCCACAGTCGCCCAGGCCCTCGGCTTAAACTTAAAACAGGTGCGTTGGACATTGATTCTCTTCAGTGCCCTCCTTACCGCCCTTGCCACCTTGATTATCGGCCCCTTAAGTTTTATCGGCTTACTGGTGCCTCATTTGGCAAGGTTCTTAGGCGTGACCAAGGCCCATCAGCAATTATGGGTTTCAGCCCTACTCGGAAGCCTTATTATGATCTTTGCTGACTGGCTTGGCCGCCAAATGCTCTTTCCCTACGAAGTCCCAGCAGGTTTGGTCGCAACCTTAATCGGTGGCACCTACTTTTTAGTGACGGTGCGGAAGGTTTAA
- a CDS encoding iron-hydroxamate transporter ATP-binding subunit (part of the FhuBCD ATP-dependent iron (III) hydroxamate transporter), which yields MFTLTNASFTIPNRTLLHPVSLTFEQGKVYGLIGHNGSGKSTLIKLLARQQPLSSGQICFDHKPLEAWSSRDFAKQVAYLPQHLPTATQLTARELIAMGRYAWNGLFGRQTEEDRKAIDQALALTHTEKFAHQLVDVLSGGERSRIWLAMLLAQQSKFLLLDEPLAPLDIAHQVEVMQLIQKLSRELNLGVIIVIHDINLASRFCDELVALHSGKLLSQGDSQAIINPPSLKAIYGIDLNVIKHPECDRPVSFF from the coding sequence GTGTTTACCCTAACCAATGCCTCATTCACCATTCCCAACAGAACCCTCTTGCACCCTGTTTCGCTGACCTTTGAACAGGGCAAGGTCTATGGCCTCATTGGGCATAACGGTTCGGGAAAATCCACCCTCATTAAGCTCCTGGCCCGCCAACAGCCCCTTTCTTCTGGGCAGATTTGCTTTGACCATAAGCCCTTAGAGGCTTGGTCTAGCCGTGACTTTGCCAAGCAAGTGGCCTATTTGCCGCAGCACTTACCCACCGCCACCCAACTCACCGCCCGTGAGCTGATAGCCATGGGACGTTATGCCTGGAATGGCTTATTTGGTCGCCAAACAGAAGAAGATAGAAAGGCCATCGATCAAGCCCTAGCCCTCACCCACACCGAAAAATTTGCCCATCAACTGGTTGATGTGCTCTCAGGCGGGGAACGCTCCCGCATTTGGCTGGCCATGTTGCTTGCCCAACAAAGCAAATTCTTACTGCTGGATGAACCCCTGGCTCCGCTAGATATTGCCCATCAGGTGGAGGTGATGCAACTCATCCAAAAACTTAGCCGGGAGCTCAATTTGGGGGTGATTATTGTGATTCACGACATCAACCTGGCCTCCCGTTTTTGCGATGAACTGGTTGCCCTTCACAGTGGCAAATTATTATCCCAAGGAGACAGTCAGGCCATTATCAACCCGCCTTCGCTCAAGGCCATTTACGGCATTGATCTGAATGTGATTAAGCACCCAGAATGTGATCGACCAGTGAGTTTTTTTTGA
- a CDS encoding 30S ribosomal protein S9 → MAENQNYGTGRRKSSSARVFIKPGSGNITINQRSLEVYFGRETARMVVRQPLELVELTDKLDLYITVKGGGISGQAGAIRHGITRALMEYDETLRPALRAAGFVTRDARRVERKKVGLHKARRRPQYSKR, encoded by the coding sequence ATGGCAGAGAATCAAAACTACGGCACAGGTCGCCGCAAAAGCTCTTCAGCTCGTGTATTTATCAAACCGGGCAGTGGTAACATCACTATCAACCAACGTTCTTTAGAAGTTTACTTCGGCCGTGAAACAGCCCGCATGGTTGTTCGTCAGCCTTTAGAATTGGTTGAATTAACTGATAAATTAGACCTCTACATCACTGTTAAAGGTGGTGGTATTTCTGGTCAAGCTGGTGCAATCCGTCACGGTATTACACGCGCTTTAATGGAATACGATGAGACTTTACGTCCTGCATTGCGTGCCGCTGGCTTCGTTACTCGTGACGCCCGTCGCGTTGAACGTAAGAAAGTGGGTTTACACAAAGCACGTCGTCGTCCACAATACTCAAAACGTTAA
- a CDS encoding elongation factor 4, whose product MKNIRNFSIIAHIDHGKSTLSDRLIQTCGGLSDREMEAQVLDSMDLERERGITIKAQSVTLNYKAKDGETYQLNFIDTPGHVDFSYEVSRSLAACEGALLVVDAGQGVEAQTLANCYTAIEMDLEVVPILNKIDLPAADPERVAEEIEDIVGIDAMEAVRCSAKTGVGIEDVLEEIVAKIPAPEGDPEAPLQALIIDSWFDNYLGVVSLVRVKNGTLRKGDKIKVMSTGQSYNVDRLGIFTPKQVDTTELNCGEVGWVVCAIKDILGAPVGDTITHHHKPAEEVLAGFKKVKPQVYAGLFPISSDDYEAFRDALGKLSLNDASLFYEPENSTALGFGFRCGFLGLLHMEIIQERLEREYDLDLITTAPTVVYEVVQTNGETVYVDSPSKLPPISNIAEIREPIAECNMLVPQEYLGNVITLCVEKRGVQTNMVYHGNQIALTYEIPMGEVVLDFFDRLKSTSRGYASLDYGFKHFQAADMVRVDIMINGDRVDALALIVHKDNAQYRGRELVEKMKELIPRQQFDIAIQAAIGNHIIARSTVKQLRKNVLAKCYGGDVSRKKKLLQKQKEGKKRMKSLGNVEVPQEAFLAILHVGKD is encoded by the coding sequence ATGAAGAACATTCGTAACTTTTCGATTATTGCCCACATTGACCACGGTAAATCGACCCTGTCTGACCGCCTGATTCAAACCTGCGGCGGCCTGTCTGACCGTGAAATGGAAGCCCAGGTCTTGGACTCTATGGATCTGGAGCGTGAACGTGGCATTACCATCAAGGCCCAAAGCGTAACCCTTAACTACAAGGCCAAAGACGGCGAAACCTATCAACTCAACTTTATTGACACCCCAGGCCACGTGGACTTTTCCTATGAGGTTTCTCGCTCCCTGGCTGCCTGTGAAGGAGCACTATTGGTGGTGGATGCCGGCCAAGGCGTAGAAGCCCAGACACTTGCCAACTGCTATACGGCCATTGAAATGGACTTGGAGGTGGTGCCGATTTTAAACAAGATCGACCTGCCAGCCGCCGATCCAGAGCGGGTAGCCGAAGAGATTGAAGACATTGTTGGCATTGATGCCATGGAAGCCGTGCGTTGTTCAGCCAAAACAGGCGTGGGGATTGAGGATGTGCTTGAAGAGATCGTAGCCAAGATCCCCGCCCCTGAAGGCGATCCTGAAGCCCCATTGCAGGCCTTGATTATCGACTCCTGGTTCGACAACTACTTGGGCGTGGTTTCCTTGGTGCGGGTTAAAAACGGTACGTTGCGTAAGGGCGACAAAATTAAAGTGATGTCCACGGGCCAATCTTATAATGTGGATAGACTGGGTATTTTCACCCCGAAACAAGTCGATACTACCGAACTCAATTGCGGCGAAGTGGGCTGGGTGGTTTGTGCTATTAAAGACATCTTGGGTGCACCAGTGGGCGATACCATCACCCACCACCACAAGCCTGCCGAAGAAGTGCTGGCTGGTTTTAAAAAGGTTAAGCCACAGGTTTATGCTGGCCTCTTCCCAATTAGCTCTGATGATTATGAAGCCTTCCGTGATGCTCTGGGTAAACTCAGCCTGAACGATGCCTCCCTTTTCTATGAGCCAGAAAACTCAACCGCCCTAGGCTTCGGCTTCCGCTGTGGCTTCTTGGGCCTGCTCCATATGGAAATTATCCAGGAGCGTTTGGAGCGGGAATACGACTTAGACCTGATTACCACTGCCCCAACCGTAGTTTATGAGGTGGTGCAAACCAATGGCGAAACGGTTTATGTGGACAGCCCGTCCAAGTTGCCACCAATCAGCAATATTGCGGAAATCCGTGAGCCAATTGCTGAATGTAATATGCTGGTGCCGCAGGAATACCTGGGCAATGTGATTACCCTCTGTGTGGAAAAACGGGGCGTGCAAACCAATATGGTTTACCACGGCAACCAAATTGCTCTAACCTATGAAATCCCAATGGGGGAAGTGGTCTTAGACTTCTTCGACCGCCTCAAGTCCACCTCCCGTGGCTATGCCTCCTTGGATTATGGCTTCAAGCACTTCCAGGCAGCCGATATGGTGCGGGTGGATATTATGATCAACGGCGACCGAGTGGATGCGCTTGCTCTTATCGTACATAAGGACAACGCCCAGTATCGTGGCCGTGAATTGGTGGAAAAAATGAAGGAGCTGATCCCTCGCCAGCAATTTGACATCGCCATCCAGGCTGCCATTGGCAACCACATTATTGCCCGTTCAACCGTGAAACAGCTGCGTAAGAACGTATTGGCCAAGTGTTACGGCGGTGACGTCAGCCGTAAGAAGAAACTCTTACAGAAACAAAAAGAGGGTAAGAAACGGATGAAGTCCCTGGGTAACGTGGAAGTGCCGCAAGAGGCCTTCCTGGCTATCCTGCACGTTGGAAAAGACTAG